Below is a genomic region from Ostreibacterium oceani.
CGGGTGGTCATCCCGATAATATCGATAGATAAGCTGGGGTGGTGTTTTAATAGTTGTGCTTTGACAAAATTCGCCTGCCATAGGGCGAGCGGACTATTTCGGGTGGCAATTCTGATGGTTTTGGACATGGGTGTTATAGACATATTATAGATAGGATAGTTGGCATGTGTGTCGGTTAATTGATGCAAGGATTTAGGGTATAATGATGACGCACTAACGACGTCGTTGTAACTTTCGTTATCGCCTTTCGTTATCGCGATAGTGATTCTATAGCGATTAGTGCAAAGCGTAGCATAGTTTTCGCGAGTAATAAAGCAGTTGACAAAATAACCGAGAACGCCTATTGTCATGGGCGTTTAAATTTTTTGTTTTATTTTTGTGTTATTTTCGTTTTCATTTTATTTAATCTTTTTTAATCGCTGTTATTTTAATAGCAAACCAGCGCGGGGTAGTAGTTGCAATGACTAAAAAAACCAATCAACAGTGGGGCGGACGTTTTAGCGAATCAATGGATGGCTTGATTTTACAGTTCAATGCATCGGTTGACTTTGATCAGCGTTTAGCCATGCAGGATATTGCGGGTTCGCGTGCACATGCAACGATGCTAGCTGCACAGGGGATTTTAACCCCAGCAGAGTTAAGCGATATTGACACAGGACTGACACAAATCCAGCAATCCATCCATGACGGCACGTTTGAGTGGTCAACTGAACTAGAAGACGTGCATATGAATATTGAGGCACGTTTGACTGAGCTGATTGGTTTGGCAGGCAAAAAACTACATACAGGACGCTCAAGAAACGACCAAGTCGCCACCGATATCCGCTTGTACCTACGCGGTGCAATTGACACGCTACGCATGGATTTGGGGTATTTGATGCAAGCCATTGTTGATTTAGCCGACCAAGAGACGGATACGATTATGCCAGGCTTTACCCATTTGCAATCGGCGCAGCCGGTGACATTTGGGCATCACCTGTTGGCTTGGTTTGAAATGCTCAAACGCGATGCCAGTCGCCTAACTGACTGTCGTGAACGGCTAAACCAATGTCCATTGGGTGCTGCTGCACTGGCTGGAACCAGTTATCCCATTAATCGTCAGCAAACAGCCGATTTATTAGGATTTGATACGGTTTGTGCCAATTCATTGGATGCGGTATCTGATCGTGATTTTGCCATTGAGTTTTGCAGTGCTGCCTCGATTTTGGCGATGCACTTATCGCGTATGGCCGAAGAAATGATTATATGGAATTCTCAGCAATTTCAATTTGTTGATTTGCCCGATCGGTTTTGTACTGGGTCGTCGATTATGCCACAGAAAAAAAATCCCGATATTGCCGAGTTGGTGCGTGGCAAAACAGGGCGCGTCTATGGCAATTTAATGACACTATTAACGCTAATGAAATCACAGCCGCTCGCCTATAATAAAGACAACCAAGAAGACAAAACCCCTTTATTTGATAGCATTGATACCGTCAGCGCCTGTGTGCAAGCATTTGCGGGCATGATTCCGCATATTCGTGCCAATCGTGATGCCATGAAGTTGGCGGCGAAAAATGGCTATGCAACGGCGACAGATTTAGCGGACTATCTCGTGAAAAAAGGGGTGGCTTTTCGTGATGCCCATGAGGTCGTTGGTAAAGCAGTGGCAATGGCTATCCGTGAAAATTGCGCATTAGATGAACTAGACTTAGCCGCGTTGCAAACACATTCATCGATGATAGAATCCGATGTCTATGACATTTTGCGTGTTGAAGGATCGGTTAAGTCACGCAATCACGTGGGTGGCACAGCACCTGAGCAAGTCAGCGCGGCAGTCAATGCCGCTAAGGTATTTTTAACGGAGATGATGGCAGTGAAGCGGTAGGCTTTCTGCCGTGGTTATGCGTTTTGGTTATGCGCTTTGGCTATACGCTTTGTTTATGCGACTTGGCTATACGCCGTGATTATGCAGATAACAGCTATGCAGATAACAGCAGTAGTGGCCAATAAACGACATAAAGCTACTTGGTCATTTTGTCAAAAAAACCTTTAACGGTATCGACCCAGCTGGATTCTTTGGGCGAGTGTTTGGTGCCGCCTTGTTGCAGACTGTCTTGTAATTCTTCTAGCAGTCGCATTTGTTCTTTGTTTAAATTCACTGGCGTTTCAATAATTACGCGCACGAGTAAATCCCCTGTGCTATGGCTGCGCACGGATTTAACGCCTTTGCCGCTGATTTTAAATAGCTTGCCTGTCTGTGTGCCCGCCGGGATTTTGAGGTGGCCCTTGCCTGTCAAGGTAGGTACTTGGATTTCTCCACCCAAAGTGGCTGTGACAAACGACATCGGCATTTCACAGTATAAATCATTGCCTTTGCGTGTAAATATTTTGTGCGGTTTGACCGCGATTTCTACGAATAAGTCACCCGCTGGTGCGCCGTTTTCACCAGCTTCACCTTCGCCTGATAGGCGAATTCTGTCGCCGTCATCGACGCCTGCTGGAATTTTGACGGACAAGGTTTTATTTTCATGAATACGGCCTTTGCCATGACAAGCATCACAAGGGTCTTCGATGATTTCGCCGCTGCCGTGACAGGTGGGGCAGGTTTGCTGTACTGAGAAAAAACCCTGTTGCATGCGAACTTGACCTTGCCCATGACAGGTTGTACAGGTCTTTTTCTTGCTGCCTTTTTTGGCACCACTACCCTCACACGTTTTACAAGCGACTTGCGTTGGGACCTTGATGGTCTGTTCCGTGCCTGCAATGGCGTCTTCTAATGAAATGCTGAGGCTATAGAGCAAATCGCTGCCGCGTCGATTACCGCCACGTCTAGCGCCTGCGTTACCAAACATATCGCCAAAAACGCTACCGAAAATATCCCCAAAATCTGCATTGCCAAAGCCTGCACCGCCTGCGCCTCCCATGCCACCAGTAAAGGCATCAAAACCATATTGGTCATAAGCTTGGCGTTTTTGTTCATCTGACAGGATTTCGTAGGCTTCTTTGACCTCTTTGAAATTTGCTTCAGCCGCTTTGTCGTTGGGGTTTCTATCGGGGTGATATTTCATTGCCAGTTTACGATAAGCTTTTTTTAACTCATCTTTATTGGCCGATTTTGCCACACCGAGGACTTCGTATAAATCGCGTTTACTCATGTAATTTTTAGGCTGTGGTTAAGGTTTACGTGTGTTTGTTTTTTTTGTGATGGTTTTTTGTGTTGGCTAAAAATAGGGCAGACCACCGATCAGTATCGATGGTCTGCTTGGTAGCCTGCGCGGTTTTGTTATCCAAAAAAAGACGATTGTCAGACTGTCAAATTGTCAGATTGTCAGATTGTCAGATTGTCATTAGCGCTTAATTGCTTCGTTCATTTAGCTCGCTTTACCATCTGCTTTGTCGTCTGCTTTGTCGTCTTTGACTTCTTCGAATTCCGCATCAACCACATCGTCGGCACTATCGCTATTGGCGTTAGCTTGGCCACTCGCATTAGACTGCTCGTCTTGGGCGGCGGCATCGGCGTATAGTTTTTGAGCCACAGGTGCAAAGGCACCTTCTAGCGCTTTTAGCTTGCCTTCAATGTCGTCTTTGTTGTCGCCTTCAACGGCTGTTTTTAGCTCACTAATGGCGGTTTCTACCGTTGTTTTTTCGTTATCGTCGAATTTATCAGCGTTATCACTCAGCGATTTTTCTACGCTGTGAATCATACCATTGGCGGTATTTTTGACCGTCACCAATTCGTGATAGGCTTTGTCTTTTTCGGCATTGGCCTCGGCATCCTTAATCATGGCTTCGATTTCGGTTTCGCTAAGTCCTGAAGAGGCTTTGATTTCAATCGATTGTTCTTTGCCTGTGCCTTTGTCTTTGGCGGAGACGTTTAAAATACCGTTGGCATCAATGTTAAACGTGACCTCAATTTGTGGCGTGCCGCGAGGGGCTGGTGGAATGTCAGTCAAATCAAAGCGTCCGAGTGATTTATTGCCTGAGGCAACATCGCGTTCCCCTTGCAGGACATGAATGGTTACCGCCGTTTGGTTGTCAGCAGCCGTTGAGTAAACTTGTTCGGCTTTGGTCGGGATGGTGGTGTTTTTCTCGATGAGTTTATTCATGATACCGCCTTCGACCTCTATACCTAAGGATAGCGGTGTGACATCAAGCAATAACACATCAGTGACATCACCACCCAAAACGCCACCTTGAATCGCCGCGCCAACGGCAACGGCTTCGTCTGGGTTAACGTCTTTTTTAGGGGCTTTGCCAAAGAAGGTTTCGACTGCTTCTTGGACTTTGGGCATGCGTGTTTGACCACCGACAAGTATGACATCGGTAATGTCTGCTTTGCTTAGGCCGGCGTCTTTAAGTGCAATTTTACAAGGCTCAAGTGTTCGCGTAATTAACTCGCTAACCAGTGATTCATATTTTGCGCGGGTTAATTTGACATTGAGGTGCTTGGGGCCGGTTGCATCGGCGGTAATGTAAGGCAGATTAATGTCTGTTTGCTGTGAAGAAGACAATTCGATTTTTGCTTTTTCAGCGCCTTCTTTCAGTCGTTGGAGTGCGAGTGGATCGTTTGATAAGTTCATGCCTTGTTCGCTTTTGAACGTGTCAATCAGATAGTCGATGATGGCTTTGTCAAAGTCTTCACCACCTAAAAAGGTATCCCCGTTGGTCGCCAGCACTTCGAATTGCGCGTCACCATCAACATCGGCAATTTCAATAATAGAAATATCAAACGTACCACCACCCAAGTCATAGACGGCGATTTTTGCGTCTTTACCTTTGACTTTATCTAGTCCATAAGAGAGTGCTGCAGCCGTTGGTTCGTTGATAATTCGCAGGACATTCAAGCCAGCGATTTTACCCGCATCTTTGGTGGCTTGGCGCTGTGAATCATTAAAATAAGCAGGGACGGTGATAACCGCTTCAGTCACGGTTTGCCCGAGATAGTCTTCTGCCGTTTTTTTCATTTTCATGAGTGTTTTAGCCGACAGCTCTTGCGGTGACATTTTTTTGCCTTTGATTTCCACCCACGCATCGCCGTTGTCGGCGGCGACGATTTTGTAAGGGACAAGACCGATGTCTTTTTGCACCTCATCTTCGCTAAAGCGTCTACCAATGAGACGTTTGATAGCAAATACGGTGTTATGCGGGTTAGTTACCGCTTGTCGTTTGGCAGATTGCCCGACCAAAATTTCGTCGTCTTCGGTAAATGCGATGACAGACGGGGTGGTTCTATCGCCCTCTGCATTTTCGATGACGCGTGCTTTATCGCCTTCCATGACCGCAACGCATGAGTTTGTAGTCCCTAAGTCAATACCAATAATTTTTCCCATAATGAATTACCTCAGATATAAATAGTGATTAATTTCGATAGTCTGTATATGTGTCTGATGATTTTATTTTCAAGTCAATTGGGTGATTAATTTGCTTGAAATAGGATAAAATTCGCTAAAACCAGCACAAAATGACTAAATAACACGGTTTGGCTCGTTGCGACGCCATGCCATCGTCATACCATCGTCATGCGATGCCATAACCATAACCATACCAGGTCATTGATGCGTTAATTTATTGGCAATCAATAAACCGTGAGTAGGCGCAAACTGTGGTTTGATTTTTTAGTCTGTATTTGTCAGTCGGCGTTGTCAGTCGGCGTTATTTTCTTTGAAACAATCACCATCGCAGGGCGCAGTAACCGTTCGTTTAGTAAATACCCCTTTTGAATGACATCAATGATATGGTTAGGTGCGATTTCGTCGGTTTCGACTAGGCTCATGGCCTGATGGTGTTCGGGGTTGAAGGCTTCATTTTGTGGGTTGACTTCGATTACACCTAGCTTAGTGAGCGAGTCATGAAACATGCGGATAGCCATTTCGCTGCCTTCGATAAATTTATCGAGTGCGGCTTGTTCAGTATTTTGTGTTGCTGTTTTGGCTGCTTGTGTGCCGAGTTCTAGCGCGTCTTTGATATTGATGAAATCAGGTAGTGCTTTTTCTAATGCATATTTGTGCGCATTTTCAATATCACGTTGTGCGCGTTTTTGAATATTATCGGCCTCTGCGCGCGCGCTTAAATAGCGATTCAAATTGTCATCAACTTGTTGTTGGAGCGCGCTAATTTGATTTTCTAATTCTAACAAATTATCAGTGTCATCAGCAAGTTGGTCAATTTCTTGTGTGCTTTGTGATGGGTTTTCTGCGTTTGTTTCTTGGGTGGTGTCATCCCCGTGATTGAGATTGTTCTCAGGTGATGCCTCGTTTTCGCTATGTTGGGCTGGGTCAGCGCTGTTTATGTGGCTGGCGCTTGCCTGCGTGTTATCGATGGTTTTTTTGGTCATAGTGTGTTTTCCTCTGCAATATAGTCATTGGCGAATGCAACCAATTTGGGGGCAAAACCAATAATTGCAATGGTGATGGGCGAAAATTTAATGAAAATTATTGAGCAAGTGTTTTTGACTGAGCTGCAATGCAATTTTTAAGTCGTTTAGTGCCTGGATGGTAATTTTTGTCTTGGCTTTTTGCAAGACATAACGCTCAAAGAGTTTGGCGCGACGGTGCGCAAGCATATAACCACAATATTCAGCCGAGGCGACTAATTTATGCGCCATTTCAGCGAGCGCTTCCATACTGGCGCCGTCTTCGATTGCAGACAGTAAGTCTTCTATTTCTTTAAAGAAAAGTCGCATTAATTTGCTCTGTAATGCTTCGTTTGCATTCGAGTGTAAATCAGCTTTTGCTTTGTCATAGAGTGCGTACGATAGGGCGTATTGGTTAATGAGCGGCATGATTTTTTTCTCGTCGACAGGCTTTGTAATCAAATCCGTGCCGCCATGACGTTTAAATTCATTGATTAGGTCTTCGTCAGTTGCCGCAGTCAGCCCAATAACCGGCACATCTTGGTATCTAGGGACAAAGCGAATTTGGCGGGTGAATTCCATGCCATTCATGTCATTCATATAAATATCGGTCAGCACGATATCAAAGTCACTTTTTAGCATTAAATCAATCGCTTCTCGGCCCGTGTTTGTCTCGACGATTTTAAAGCGAGGGTTGCTTTGAATCACCGATTTTAGCGCTTCGCGGCTAACGCGGCTATCATCAACGATAAGTATGCGCGTATAATTAAGCTCAGCGAGCGATGGATTGACTTTGATTTCAGGAATGTCGTGCGAAAAGGTATTTGCCGCTGTATTGGCTGCGTCAGTGGCGAGTTTGGTGTTGGGTTCGGCCGTTTGCGCACCTTCGTTTTTCTCAAAAAATAAATATTTGTCTGCCGCTTCGGCGAATAAATAACAAGGTAGGGTTAAGCTAAAAATAACGCCCTCATGCTGGTTGGCTTGATAGTCCAGTACGCCGTTTTGCTGAGAAAATTGCTGTTTGGCATATTGCACTTCGTCGGCGCCCTCAAAAATATTGCATTCGCCTTTGAAAAACCGTTGCAAGTCGTAATCCGTTGAATAGTAATTAGCATTTTGCAAGTTAAGCACCAGTTGGCATTGGTTTTTTTGGCGGTTAGTGATGGTCATTGACAAGGTCAAGGTGTCCTGTTCATTGCCATGATAAATATGTTGCGTGATATAGTGGGTCAGCTGTTCGACGATTTTTTGCGGAAAGAAAGTGACGCCAATTTTATCAAGCGCGCCTGTGTTGACCGAAATATGACGGGGTGCTAGCGTGGTTTTTATGTGTTGCTTTAGTTGTCGAAAACAGTCATCAACATCAACCAAGCTTAGCTGGCTTTCTTCGTCATTGGCCGCAATAAAGTTCGCACGCTGGAGTGCGGTGAGGCTATTGATTTCTTGATAAAGCCGCATGATTTTACCCAGCATTTCCATTTGTACTTGGCTGAGTTTAGTGTCTAGCATTTCGCCTAATTCAAATCCGATATATTTAAGCGCTTCATCCAAATCAGACTGAATGGCCAACGCGTAAACTATGGCTGGGTCTTTTTTTATCATCGTTATCCGTCCTGCTGGAATGTCATCATGTTGGGCTTTATAGGTCGTTTTATAGGTAGTCAATTCGTGCTGATTTAAATGTCGATATTGTTTGCGTTAATGGCATTGTCTTCGATAAAGGCTTTGCGCGGTTCGACCTCTTCGCCCATGAGGGTGGTAAAGGTTCTATCCGCCTCTACGGCATCATCAATGCGAACTTGTAATAGGATACGGGTTTCTGGGTTCATGGTGGTATCCCATAGTTGC
It encodes:
- the dnaJ gene encoding molecular chaperone DnaJ; amino-acid sequence: MSKRDLYEVLGVAKSANKDELKKAYRKLAMKYHPDRNPNDKAAEANFKEVKEAYEILSDEQKRQAYDQYGFDAFTGGMGGAGGAGFGNADFGDIFGSVFGDMFGNAGARRGGNRRGSDLLYSLSISLEDAIAGTEQTIKVPTQVACKTCEGSGAKKGSKKKTCTTCHGQGQVRMQQGFFSVQQTCPTCHGSGEIIEDPCDACHGKGRIHENKTLSVKIPAGVDDGDRIRLSGEGEAGENGAPAGDLFVEIAVKPHKIFTRKGNDLYCEMPMSFVTATLGGEIQVPTLTGKGHLKIPAGTQTGKLFKISGKGVKSVRSHSTGDLLVRVIIETPVNLNKEQMRLLEELQDSLQQGGTKHSPKESSWVDTVKGFFDKMTK
- the dnaK gene encoding molecular chaperone DnaK, whose amino-acid sequence is MGKIIGIDLGTTNSCVAVMEGDKARVIENAEGDRTTPSVIAFTEDDEILVGQSAKRQAVTNPHNTVFAIKRLIGRRFSEDEVQKDIGLVPYKIVAADNGDAWVEIKGKKMSPQELSAKTLMKMKKTAEDYLGQTVTEAVITVPAYFNDSQRQATKDAGKIAGLNVLRIINEPTAAALSYGLDKVKGKDAKIAVYDLGGGTFDISIIEIADVDGDAQFEVLATNGDTFLGGEDFDKAIIDYLIDTFKSEQGMNLSNDPLALQRLKEGAEKAKIELSSSQQTDINLPYITADATGPKHLNVKLTRAKYESLVSELITRTLEPCKIALKDAGLSKADITDVILVGGQTRMPKVQEAVETFFGKAPKKDVNPDEAVAVGAAIQGGVLGGDVTDVLLLDVTPLSLGIEVEGGIMNKLIEKNTTIPTKAEQVYSTAADNQTAVTIHVLQGERDVASGNKSLGRFDLTDIPPAPRGTPQIEVTFNIDANGILNVSAKDKGTGKEQSIEIKASSGLSETEIEAMIKDAEANAEKDKAYHELVTVKNTANGMIHSVEKSLSDNADKFDDNEKTTVETAISELKTAVEGDNKDDIEGKLKALEGAFAPVAQKLYADAAAQDEQSNASGQANANSDSADDVVDAEFEEVKDDKADDKADGKAS
- the argH gene encoding argininosuccinate lyase, coding for MTKKTNQQWGGRFSESMDGLILQFNASVDFDQRLAMQDIAGSRAHATMLAAQGILTPAELSDIDTGLTQIQQSIHDGTFEWSTELEDVHMNIEARLTELIGLAGKKLHTGRSRNDQVATDIRLYLRGAIDTLRMDLGYLMQAIVDLADQETDTIMPGFTHLQSAQPVTFGHHLLAWFEMLKRDASRLTDCRERLNQCPLGAAALAGTSYPINRQQTADLLGFDTVCANSLDAVSDRDFAIEFCSAASILAMHLSRMAEEMIIWNSQQFQFVDLPDRFCTGSSIMPQKKNPDIAELVRGKTGRVYGNLMTLLTLMKSQPLAYNKDNQEDKTPLFDSIDTVSACVQAFAGMIPHIRANRDAMKLAAKNGYATATDLADYLVKKGVAFRDAHEVVGKAVAMAIRENCALDELDLAALQTHSSMIESDVYDILRVEGSVKSRNHVGGTAPEQVSAAVNAAKVFLTEMMAVKR
- a CDS encoding response regulator, which translates into the protein MIKKDPAIVYALAIQSDLDEALKYIGFELGEMLDTKLSQVQMEMLGKIMRLYQEINSLTALQRANFIAANDEESQLSLVDVDDCFRQLKQHIKTTLAPRHISVNTGALDKIGVTFFPQKIVEQLTHYITQHIYHGNEQDTLTLSMTITNRQKNQCQLVLNLQNANYYSTDYDLQRFFKGECNIFEGADEVQYAKQQFSQQNGVLDYQANQHEGVIFSLTLPCYLFAEAADKYLFFEKNEGAQTAEPNTKLATDAANTAANTFSHDIPEIKVNPSLAELNYTRILIVDDSRVSREALKSVIQSNPRFKIVETNTGREAIDLMLKSDFDIVLTDIYMNDMNGMEFTRQIRFVPRYQDVPVIGLTAATDEDLINEFKRHGGTDLITKPVDEKKIMPLINQYALSYALYDKAKADLHSNANEALQSKLMRLFFKEIEDLLSAIEDGASMEALAEMAHKLVASAEYCGYMLAHRRAKLFERYVLQKAKTKITIQALNDLKIALQLSQKHLLNNFH
- the grpE gene encoding nucleotide exchange factor GrpE; amino-acid sequence: MTKKTIDNTQASASHINSADPAQHSENEASPENNLNHGDDTTQETNAENPSQSTQEIDQLADDTDNLLELENQISALQQQVDDNLNRYLSARAEADNIQKRAQRDIENAHKYALEKALPDFINIKDALELGTQAAKTATQNTEQAALDKFIEGSEMAIRMFHDSLTKLGVIEVNPQNEAFNPEHHQAMSLVETDEIAPNHIIDVIQKGYLLNERLLRPAMVIVSKKITPTDNAD